A region from the Mya arenaria isolate MELC-2E11 chromosome 2, ASM2691426v1 genome encodes:
- the LOC128211131 gene encoding histone H1-like: MSDSETTSAAAKKPARPKPSHPTYLVMAKEAITALADRKGATVQAIVTYISGTYNLETDTVRQRLKPALARGMEEGYLVRPKDSDAKGFTGRFRLDKTKLAEEEKAKKQKEKLQAAKEKKEEAKPKAKATVAKKSPKKKADGKAVKTKAAASKAKKTPVKGKKAAAKPKVTKKPIAAKATLKTPLKTPKKLKTAASSKRRSQ; encoded by the exons atgtcGGACAGTGAAACTACATCCGCTGCGGCGAAGAAGCCGGCACGACCAAAACCTAGCCATCCAACGTATTTGGTGATGGCGAAGGAGGCAATAACAGCCCTAGCTGACCGTAAGGGAGCGACCGTGCAGGCCATCGTAACCTACATTAGCGGGACGTACAACTTGGAGACGGATACGGTCCGACAACGCCTCAAGCCCGCGCTCGCGAGGGGAATGGAGGAGGGCTACCTCGTGCGACCCAAGGACTCTGACGCCAAGGGATTTACTGGTCGCTTCCGGCTCGATAAGACTAAGCTGGCAGAGGAAGAAAAGGCCAAAAAACAAAAG GAAAAGCTTCAAGCCGCAAAGGAGAAAAAAGAAGAGGCAAAACCCAAGGCAAAGGCTACAGTGGCCAAGAAGTCTCCGAAGAAGAAAGCAGATGGAAAGGCAGTCAAGACAAAGGCTGCTGCATCCAAAGCTAAGAAGACACCAGTCAAAGGGAAGAAAGCTGCGGCAAAGCCCAAGGTCACCAAGAAACCAATTGCAGCAAAG GCCACTCTGAAGACACCACTGAAAACGCCGAAAAAGCTGAAAACTGCCGCCTCGTCCAAGCGAAGGAGTCAATAA
- the LOC128211105 gene encoding peptidyl-tRNA hydrolase ICT1, mitochondrial-like: protein MFSLHLRNFVRLEQKLIQNHLLSRNSSFKSGIALDKLYEKSDNHPTSSEFSRTDSKSTTEDGLAEQFTGEIPIKDISIQSCRSSGPGGQHVNKVNTKVEVRFNVNSATWIPEWVKPKLLEEQQNRVTKNGELIVTSEKTRKQILNQADCLDKIRHMIFQASRKPKELTPYELELIAKREEAAKKRNIEDKRRRSLLKMRRRGEFF from the exons atgttttcattacatttaaGAAACTTTGTGCGTTTAGAGCAAAAACTAATTCAAAATCATCTGTTGAGTCGTAACAGTAGCTTTAAAAGTGGAATAGCTTTAGACAAGCTGTATGAAAAGTCCGATAACCATCCTACTTCATCTGAGTTTTCAAGG acTGACTCCAAATCAACAACTGAAGATGGTTTAGCTGAACAGTTCACAGGAGAAATTCCAATAA AAGACATAAGTATTCAAAGCTGCAGATCATCTGGTCCTGGGGGTCAGCATGTTAACAAAG taaacACTAAGGTTGAAGTTAGATTCAATGTAAATTCTGCCACATGGATACCAGAATGGGTGAAACCCAAACTGTTAGAAGAG CAACAAAACCGAGTGACCAAGAATGGAGAATTGATAGTTACATCAGAGAAAACACGTAAACAGATTCTCAACCAGGCTGACTGCCTTGATAAAATCAGACACATGATCTTCCAAGCCTCAAGAAAACCTAAAGAACTTACACCATATGAACTAGAGCTAATAGCCAAAAG GGAAGAGGCTGCCAAGAAAAGAAACATTGAAGACAAAAGAAGAAgatctttattaaaaatgagACGCCGGGGAGAGTTTTTCTGA
- the LOC128211059 gene encoding histone acetyltransferase KAT8-like, translating into MKTEDQEETMLEIGDHYLVQRNDKSWHAAEIIQTRAKETSDYEYYVHYDGFNRRLDEWVDLDRFDLSNKIEDQHSKIRDVKVMSTDLSDGTDRKLTRNQKRKHDEINHVQKTYAEMDPTTAALEKEHEAITKVKYIDKVQIGRYEIDTWYFSPFPEEYGKQSKLYICEYCLKYMKLEKTFRYHQSQCVYRFPPGKEIYRKGTLSLFEVDGKDSKIYCQNLCLLAKLFLDHKTLYFDVEPFLFYILTEVDRHGCHLVGYFSKEKESPDGNNVACILTLPPFQRKGYGKFLIAFSYELSKLDGAVGSPEKPLSDLGKLSYRSYWSWVLLEIIRDVRGTLSIKDLSELTSITQHDIISTLQSLNMVKYWKGQHVICVTPKLVEEHLKSAQYKRPVLTVDTTCLRWEPPRKHKISKKQ; encoded by the exons atgaaaacagaagaTCAAGAAGAAACCATGCTTGAGATAGGAGATCATTATCTTGTACAGAGAAACGACAAATCATGGC ATGCAGCAGAGATTATCCAGACCAGAGCTAAAGAGACATCTGATTATGAATATTATGTACATTATGATGGCT TCAACCGTCGCTTGGATGAGTGGGTGGACCTGGACAGGTTTGACCTGAGTAACAAGATAGAGGACCAGCACAGCAAGATCCGTGATGTCAAGGTCATGTCCACCGACCTCAGTGATGGCACTGACAGAAAACTCACCCGCAACCAGAAACGAAAACATGACGAGATCAACCATGTACAGAAG ACATATGCTGAAATGGATCCCACTACAGCTGCCCTTGAGAAAGAGCATGAAGCT ATCACCAAAGTGAAATACATAGACAAGGTCCAGATAGGTCGTTATGAGATTGACACCTGGTACTTCTCCCCATTTCCGGAGGAGTATGGCAAGCAGTCCAAACTGTACATCTGCGAGTACTGCCTCAAGTACATGAAACTGGAGAAGACATTCAGGTACCACCAG AGCCAGTGTGTGTACCGCTTCCCACCAGGCAAGGAGATCTACAGGAAGGGAACCCTGTCTCTGTTCGAGGTTGACGGTAAAGACAGCAAG atCTACTGCCAGAACCTGTGCCTGCTAGCAAAGCTGTTCCTGGATCACAAGACCCTGTACTTCGATGTAGAACCATTCCTCTTCTACATTCTCACAGAGGTCGATAGGCATGGATGCCATCTTGTTGGGTATTTCTCAAAG GAGAAGGAGTCCCCAGATGGTAACAATGTGGCCTGTATCCTTACACTGCCCCCATTCCAGAGGAAGGGATATGGAAAATTTCTCATTGCTTTCA GCTATGAATTATCCAAGCTGGATGGTGCAGTAGGATCCCCGGAGAAACCTCTGTCTGATCTGGGCAAGCTTAGTTACCGTAGCTACTGGTCTTGGGTTCTCCTGGAGATAATCAGGGACGTCCGTGGAACTCTCTCCATCAAGGACCTGAG TGAGTTGACGAGCATCACACAGCATGACATCATCAGCACGCTACAATCTCTGAACATGGTTAAGTACTGGAAGGGCCAGCATGTGATCTGTGTCACTCCGAAGCTTGTTGAGGAACACTTGAAGAGCGCGCAGTACAAGCGCCCTGTCCTCACTGTTGATACCACGTGCTTGAGATGGGAACCTCCGCGCAAACACAAGATCAGCAAGAAACAGTGA